A window of Reinekea marina contains these coding sequences:
- a CDS encoding branched-chain amino acid ABC transporter permease, which translates to MIQAIKDTLPESRLLRVIIATILLAIVFAPFIFDGSRALDTAARLIIFIVLVASYDLLIGYTGVVSFAHTLFFGVGAYAVAIGFDNFTPSFSVLIIAVIIAMLTSAIIAIAIGLVSLRVKAIFYAMITLAVASVASVLVSQLYLYTGGEDGMTYKIPRLLTPAFKLFDEKVFGVRISGKIVNFYFILAVSTVLFLVMVRIIASPFGKVLKALRENEFRAEAIGYTTVYYRTAATVISATIATIAGALMALWLRYTGPESVLSLTIMIDVLLMVVIGGMGSLYGAIIGATVMMLARNYLNQWMGTVHDALIDVPVIVELFNPERWLLWLGILFVVMVYFFPQGIVGRLVKGKS; encoded by the coding sequence ATGATTCAAGCTATTAAAGACACATTACCTGAAAGCCGTTTACTGCGAGTCATTATTGCAACAATTTTGCTCGCCATTGTATTCGCTCCCTTTATTTTTGATGGCAGTCGTGCGTTGGATACAGCCGCTCGGTTGATTATTTTCATAGTGCTTGTCGCATCTTATGATTTATTGATTGGCTATACTGGCGTCGTTAGTTTTGCGCATACTCTGTTTTTTGGTGTAGGCGCTTATGCCGTTGCAATTGGTTTTGATAATTTTACGCCGAGCTTCAGCGTGCTCATTATCGCTGTAATTATTGCGATGCTGACTTCTGCGATTATCGCCATTGCTATTGGTTTAGTTTCGCTGCGTGTAAAAGCCATTTTCTACGCCATGATCACCTTAGCGGTGGCCAGTGTAGCATCTGTGTTGGTATCACAGCTTTACTTATACACAGGCGGTGAAGATGGCATGACCTATAAGATACCAAGATTGCTAACACCCGCCTTTAAACTGTTTGATGAAAAAGTCTTTGGCGTTCGAATCTCTGGAAAAATCGTCAATTTCTACTTCATCCTAGCGGTCTCCACCGTGCTGTTTTTAGTCATGGTGCGAATTATTGCATCACCTTTTGGCAAGGTTTTAAAAGCATTGCGAGAGAATGAGTTTAGAGCCGAAGCCATCGGCTATACCACCGTTTATTACCGCACCGCGGCTACCGTCATCAGTGCAACGATTGCCACTATTGCTGGTGCCTTAATGGCATTGTGGCTTCGTTACACGGGTCCTGAATCGGTGTTGTCGTTAACGATTATGATCGATGTATTGTTAATGGTCGTAATTGGTGGCATGGGGTCTTTATACGGTGCCATCATTGGCGCTACCGTTATGATGCTGGCGCGAAACTATTTGAATCAATGGATGGGCACCGTTCACGATGCACTGATCGATGTACCGGTAATCGTAGAACTGTTTAATCCAGAGCGATGGTTGTTGTGGCTAGGCATTTTGTTTGTGGTGATGGTTTACTTTTTCCCACAAGGCATTGTTGGGCGGCTAGTAAAAGGAAAATCTTAA
- a CDS encoding branched-chain amino acid ABC transporter permease, with translation MNSATKKLPAGEASSAPHPTEESVSHTEHWKQSPTVQALFLILAFAVVGFALIRDPAAWMTLTVAGVAMGMMIFIMTSGFTLVFGLMDVLNFGHGAFISFGAFVGFSVMHLWPDLLTGSSVFVQVGLMILAMLVSAIVVGLIAWVFEKVIIRHVYGNHLMQILITTGGMIVAEELIYVLWGNQEKAWLKPDTFQGSFQVGSFIFEKYRLLAVILGVVLFFGLRWVFVKTRLGLLIRAGVEDKEMVKSLGYDIEKLFILVFIAGSALAGIGGVMWGMYDEVITAHIGQNLMITVFIVAIIGGLGSIEGCFLAALMVGLLSNYVGFIFPKLALVSTLILMVAVLLWRPKGLVPVSKGN, from the coding sequence ATGAATTCAGCGACAAAAAAGTTACCGGCTGGTGAAGCAAGTTCTGCACCTCACCCAACTGAAGAATCTGTTAGTCACACCGAACACTGGAAGCAAAGCCCAACCGTTCAAGCTTTGTTTTTAATCTTAGCTTTTGCGGTAGTTGGCTTTGCACTTATTCGTGATCCTGCAGCTTGGATGACATTAACTGTTGCCGGTGTTGCCATGGGTATGATGATTTTTATTATGACTTCGGGCTTTACACTGGTGTTTGGCTTGATGGATGTACTGAACTTTGGCCACGGTGCCTTTATTTCATTTGGTGCATTTGTAGGGTTTAGCGTCATGCATTTATGGCCAGATTTACTCACCGGCAGTTCTGTATTCGTGCAAGTGGGGTTGATGATTCTTGCGATGTTAGTGTCAGCCATTGTTGTTGGTTTAATTGCTTGGGTATTTGAAAAAGTCATTATTCGCCATGTGTATGGCAACCATTTGATGCAGATTCTAATTACCACGGGTGGCATGATTGTCGCAGAAGAACTTATTTATGTTCTGTGGGGGAATCAAGAAAAAGCTTGGTTAAAGCCCGATACTTTTCAAGGCAGCTTCCAAGTGGGCAGTTTTATTTTTGAAAAGTATCGATTGTTAGCTGTAATTCTAGGCGTGGTTTTATTTTTTGGCTTACGTTGGGTGTTTGTCAAAACCCGATTAGGGTTGCTTATTCGAGCGGGAGTAGAAGACAAAGAGATGGTCAAGTCTCTTGGGTACGATATTGAAAAACTCTTTATTCTCGTGTTTATCGCAGGGTCGGCACTTGCTGGTATAGGAGGTGTAATGTGGGGTATGTATGACGAAGTGATTACCGCGCATATTGGCCAAAATTTAATGATCACCGTATTTATCGTTGCCATTATCGGAGGGTTAGGATCAATCGAAGGCTGTTTTTTAGCGGCGTTGATGGTTGGGCTGCTATCTAATTACGTGGGCTTTATTTTTCCTAAGCTTGCCTTGGTTTCAACGCTCATCTTAATGGTTGCTGTTTTATTGTGGCGACCTAAAGGTCTTGTGCCGGTTTCGAAAGGAAATTAA
- a CDS encoding ABC transporter ATP-binding protein codes for MPSQDSSPVLKTQNLSIRFGGHIAVDQVSAEFEQGTLTAIVGPNGAGKTTYFNLISGQLPASEGDVYLEGRNISNWAIAKRAKHGVGRAFQLTQLFPNLTVAENLTLVVQARLGFGPKIWALASRLNSVKKEVESLLDTIELTSKSQELARALSHGAQRRLEVGMMLAMDPKVMMFDEPTAGMSVDEAPVLLELIAKIKSEGNRTILLVEHKLDVIRTLADRIIVLHNGKLLADGNPEKVMSLDVVRQAYLGELPESDEVA; via the coding sequence ATGCCAAGTCAAGATTCTTCCCCCGTTCTTAAAACCCAAAACTTAAGTATCCGGTTCGGCGGCCACATTGCTGTTGATCAGGTCAGTGCGGAATTTGAACAGGGAACATTGACGGCGATCGTCGGCCCTAATGGTGCTGGCAAAACGACCTATTTTAATCTCATCTCTGGGCAGCTACCGGCTTCAGAAGGCGATGTCTATTTAGAAGGTCGCAATATATCCAATTGGGCGATCGCAAAGCGGGCCAAGCATGGCGTAGGCCGAGCCTTTCAATTAACTCAATTGTTTCCAAATTTAACCGTCGCTGAAAACTTGACCCTTGTAGTGCAAGCTCGATTAGGGTTTGGACCAAAAATTTGGGCGCTTGCTAGCCGGTTAAATTCAGTAAAAAAAGAAGTTGAATCATTATTAGATACCATCGAGCTAACATCAAAATCGCAAGAGTTAGCAAGAGCGTTGAGCCATGGAGCCCAACGTAGATTAGAAGTTGGCATGATGCTAGCGATGGACCCTAAAGTCATGATGTTTGACGAGCCCACTGCCGGAATGAGCGTAGACGAAGCCCCTGTGCTGTTAGAGCTTATTGCAAAAATCAAAAGTGAAGGGAACCGAACCATTTTATTGGTAGAGCACAAATTGGATGTGATTCGTACCTTAGCCGACAGAATTATAGTGCTGCATAACGGCAAATTGCTTGCCGATGGTAATCCTGAAAAAGTAATGTCTTTAGACGTTGTCCGCCAAGCGTATCTTGGTGAGTTACCCGAATCTGATGAGGTGGCCTAA
- a CDS encoding ABC transporter ATP-binding protein — MTAQLQQDAQVQDNVLTLDSVHTNIAQYNILHGVSFSVPRNQVTMLLGRNGAGKTTTMRTIMGLWQAAQGKIQLNGDDIQTLETVAIARKGLHYVPENMGIFSGLSVEENIRLATRKNKIDPERLEWIFTLFPAMKKFWQWPAGQLSGGQKQMLSIARSIIEPCELLLVDEPSKGLAPSIIENLITAFNQLKENNTTILMVEQNFRMASVLGDHLAIMDDGVIVHESDMASFVADEEKQSALLGLSMEAHQ; from the coding sequence ATGACTGCTCAGTTACAGCAAGATGCGCAAGTGCAAGATAACGTATTAACACTAGATTCCGTTCATACGAATATTGCTCAATATAATATATTACACGGTGTCAGTTTCAGCGTACCGCGAAATCAAGTCACCATGTTATTGGGTCGAAATGGTGCCGGAAAAACAACTACCATGCGCACAATCATGGGGTTGTGGCAGGCGGCCCAAGGTAAAATCCAACTGAATGGCGATGACATTCAAACACTTGAAACTGTGGCGATTGCACGTAAAGGGTTGCATTACGTCCCCGAAAATATGGGTATATTTTCCGGATTGAGCGTTGAAGAAAATATTCGACTGGCCACACGGAAAAATAAAATTGATCCAGAACGCTTAGAGTGGATATTTACTTTATTTCCCGCCATGAAAAAGTTTTGGCAGTGGCCAGCGGGGCAATTGTCGGGTGGGCAAAAGCAAATGCTTTCGATAGCGCGCTCAATTATAGAACCATGCGAGCTCTTGTTGGTCGACGAACCGAGTAAAGGGTTAGCACCTTCGATCATAGAGAATTTAATTACCGCGTTTAATCAATTAAAAGAAAACAACACAACAATTTTAATGGTTGAACAGAATTTTAGAATGGCCAGCGTACTAGGCGATCATTTAGCCATTATGGATGATGGTGTCATCGTTCACGAAAGTGATATGGCTTCATTTGTAGCCGATGAAGAAAAGCAATCCGCGCTGCTCGGTCTTTCAATGGAGGCTCACCAATGA
- a CDS encoding alpha/beta fold hydrolase: protein MFEQDFIRCQDYEVHVRVWNRNAKKTVICWHGLARTGADFTELAESLAHQGFRVLAPDTIGRGLSQWADNASTYEVPVYLNHAQSICEYYQVESCTWVGTSMGGIIGMVAATSVLKDKIDRLVINDIGPEIPSAALTRIVEYVSDFPAFETLSSFECRIRELYAPFGERSEQQWHQMAQQCSRRLDNGQFVSHYDPKIVQQFDPSKPPVTLWGLFEMIECPLMLVHGLDSDVLTEGIVDKMQAVKPNMHYLPVKGCGHAPGLHTKKQITPVADFISS from the coding sequence ATGTTTGAACAAGATTTTATCCGTTGCCAAGATTACGAAGTGCATGTTCGTGTTTGGAATCGCAATGCGAAAAAAACCGTTATTTGCTGGCATGGTTTGGCCAGAACCGGCGCCGATTTCACTGAATTAGCAGAATCGCTAGCGCATCAAGGGTTTCGAGTTCTCGCACCCGATACGATCGGTCGTGGGCTCTCGCAGTGGGCCGACAATGCCTCCACTTACGAAGTGCCAGTTTACCTGAATCATGCTCAGTCTATATGCGAATACTACCAAGTAGAGAGTTGCACTTGGGTAGGCACAAGTATGGGCGGCATTATTGGCATGGTGGCTGCGACGTCTGTTTTAAAAGACAAAATAGATCGTTTAGTCATTAACGACATCGGGCCAGAGATTCCATCTGCAGCCTTAACTCGAATCGTCGAATACGTGAGTGATTTTCCTGCATTTGAAACGCTTTCTAGTTTTGAATGCCGAATAAGAGAATTGTATGCACCCTTTGGTGAACGCAGTGAACAGCAGTGGCATCAAATGGCTCAGCAATGCAGTCGGCGGTTAGATAATGGCCAGTTTGTTAGTCACTACGACCCAAAAATTGTTCAGCAGTTTGATCCCTCAAAGCCGCCGGTGACCTTATGGGGGTTATTCGAAATGATAGAGTGCCCTCTAATGTTAGTGCACGGGCTTGACTCGGATGTTCTGACGGAAGGAATCGTTGATAAAATGCAGGCTGTAAAACCAAATATGCATTATTTGCCTGTGAAAGGGTGTGGTCATGCGCCAGGACTGCACACCAAAAAACAAATTACGCCAGTGGCTGATTTTATCTCGTCTTAA